A single region of the Brassica rapa cultivar Chiifu-401-42 chromosome A03, CAAS_Brap_v3.01, whole genome shotgun sequence genome encodes:
- the LOC103860730 gene encoding calcium-dependent protein kinase 13: MGNCCRSPAAVAREDVKSNYSGNDHRRKDASGGKKPAPIRVLGDVPKENIEDRYLLDRELGRGEFGVTYLCIVRSTRDLLACKSISKRKLRTEVDVEDVKREVAIMQHLPESSSIVTLKEACEDDNAVHLVMELCEGGELFDRIVARGHYTERAAAGVTKTIMEVVQLCHKHGVIHRDLKPENFLFANKKENSPLKAIDFGLSIFFKPGEKFSEIVGSPYYMAPEVLKRSYGPEIDIWSAGVILYILLCGVPPFWAESEQGVAQAILRGIIDFKREPWPNISETAKSLVRQMLEPDPKRRLTAKQVLEHPWIQNAKKAPNVPLGDVVKSRLKQFSVMNRFKRKALRVIAEFLSTQEVEDIKEMFNKMDTDKDGIVTIEELKAGLRDFGTQLAESEVQMLIEAVDTKGKGTLDYGEFVAVSLHLQKVANDEHLRKAFSYFDKDGNGYILPQELCEALKEDGGDDCVGVANDIFQEVDTDKDGRISYEEFAAMMKTGTDWRKVSRHYSRGRFNSLSIKLMKDGSLNLGNE; the protein is encoded by the exons ATGGGGAACTGCTGCAGATCTCCCGCCGCTGTGGCGAGAGAAGACGTCAAATCCAACTACTCCGGCAACGATCACCGCCGCAAAGACGCCTCCGGCGGGAAGAAACCGGCGCCGATTCGAGTCCTCGGCGACGTCCCCAAGGAGAACATCGAGGACCGTTACCTACTCGACAGAGAGCTCGGCCGCGGCGAGTTCGGCGTCACGTACCTCTGCATCGTGAGATCCACGCGCGACCTGCTCGCCTGCAAGTCCATCTCCAAGAGGAAGCTCAGGACCGAGGTGGACGTCGAGGACGTGAAGAGGGAGGTGGCGATTATGCAGCATTTGCCTGAGAGCTCGAGCATTGTCACTCTGAAGGAGGCTTGTGAGGACGACAACGCTGTGCATTTGGTGATGGAGCTGTGTGAGGGCGGCGAGCTTTTCGATAGGATTGTGGCCAGAGGGCATTACACGGAGCGGGCCGCGGCGGGGGTCACGAAGACGATCATGGAGGTTGTGCAGCTTTGCCATAAGCACGGTGTTATTCATAGAGATTTGAAGCCGGAGAATTTCTTGTTTGCTAACAAGAAGGAGAACTCGCCGTTGAAAGCTATTGACTTTGGATTGTCTATCTTCTTCAAGCCAG GTGAGAAGTTCTCGGAGATAGTTGGGAGTCCATATTACATGGCACCTGAGGTGCTAAAGAGGAGCTATGGACCTGAAATAGATATTTGGAGTGCTGGAGTCATTCTTTATATTCTCCTTTGTGGAGTTCCTCCTTTCTGGGCAG AGTCGGAACAGGGAGTGGCTCAGGCTATTTTACGAGGGATAATTGATTTTAAGAGGGAACCATGGCCAAACATTTCAGAGACTGCCAAGAGTCTTGTCAGACAAATGCTAGAGCCTGATCCAAAGCGCCGGCTAACTGCAAAACAAGTGCTTG AGCACCCATGGATTCAGAACGCCAAGAAAGCTCCAAATGTCCCTCTTGGAGATGTTGTCAAGTCCAGACTAAAGCAGTTCTCAGTGATGAACAGATTCAAGAGAAAAGCTTTGAGG GTTATTGCTGAATTTTTATCTACTCAAGAAGTAGAAGACATCAAGGAGATGTTCAACAAGATGGATACTGACAAAGATGGTATTGTTACCATCGAGGAGTTGAAAGCTGGACTTCGCGATTTTGGTACACAGCTAGCTGAATCAGAAGTTCAGATGCTTATTGAAGCG GTGGATACTAAAGGGAAAGGAACACTAGACTATGGCGAGTTTGTTGCAGTCTCTCTCCACCTGCAGAAGGTAGCAAACGATGAGCATCTCCGCAAAGCGTTCTCTTACTTTGACAAGGATGGAAATGGTTACATTCTCCCCCAAGAGCTTTGTGAAGCCTTAAAGGAAGATGGAGGAGATGACTGTGTGGGTGTTGCTAATGATATATTCCAAGAAGTTGACACTGATAAG GATGGGAGAATAAGCTACGAAGAGTTTGCAGCAATGATGAAAACAGGAACTGATTGGAGAAAGGTATCTCGTCATTACTCGAGAGGGAGGTTCAATAGCCTAAGCATCAAGCTAATGAAGGACGGATCATTGAACCTAGGCAATGAATAA